In Streptomyces qaidamensis, one DNA window encodes the following:
- the mshA gene encoding D-inositol-3-phosphate glycosyltransferase produces the protein MSQYIGRLGRLSASSPTRLRLHRKPRRVAMLSVHTSPLHQPGTGDAGGMNVYIVELAQRLAAHGVEVEIFTRATAAALPPAVELAPGVLVRHVDAGPYEGLNKEDLPAQLCAFTHGVMQAWAHQRPGHYDLVHSHYWLSGHVGWLAAQRWGVPLVHAMHTMAKVKNANLADGDTPEPAARVIGETQIVAAADRLIANTTEEADELVRHYAAETDKVAVVHPGVNLSRFSPADGRAAARARLGLPQDALIPLFAGRIQPLKAPDVLLRAVAVLLDRRPELRSRILVPVVGGPSGSGLAKPEGLQKLAARLGIADVVRFRPPVGQEQLADWFRAASVLVMPSYSESFGLVAIEAQAAGTPVLAASVGGLPVAVRDGHTGFLVRGHDPAEYARVLGDFADDPQLVPRLGEQAARHAQSFGWDTAAAATADVYTAAMQAHRRRVRSLHG, from the coding sequence GTGAGCCAGTACATCGGCAGGCTCGGCCGGCTCTCCGCGTCGTCACCCACGCGTCTCCGGCTGCACCGCAAGCCCCGCCGCGTCGCCATGCTCTCCGTGCACACCTCCCCGCTCCACCAGCCGGGCACCGGCGACGCCGGCGGCATGAACGTCTACATCGTGGAGCTCGCCCAGCGCCTCGCAGCGCACGGCGTCGAGGTCGAGATCTTCACGCGCGCGACCGCGGCGGCCCTCCCCCCGGCCGTCGAGCTGGCCCCCGGCGTCCTCGTCCGGCACGTCGACGCCGGTCCCTACGAGGGCCTCAACAAGGAGGACCTCCCCGCCCAGCTGTGCGCCTTCACCCACGGCGTCATGCAGGCGTGGGCCCACCAGCGCCCGGGCCACTACGACCTGGTCCACTCCCACTACTGGCTCTCCGGCCACGTCGGATGGCTCGCCGCCCAGCGCTGGGGCGTCCCCCTGGTGCACGCCATGCACACCATGGCCAAGGTCAAGAACGCCAACCTGGCCGACGGCGACACCCCAGAACCCGCCGCCCGCGTCATCGGCGAGACCCAGATCGTCGCCGCCGCCGACCGGCTCATCGCCAACACCACCGAAGAGGCCGACGAACTCGTCCGGCACTACGCGGCCGAGACCGACAAGGTCGCCGTGGTCCACCCCGGCGTGAACCTCAGCCGCTTCTCGCCCGCCGACGGCCGCGCCGCCGCCCGGGCCCGTCTCGGCCTGCCCCAGGACGCGCTGATCCCCCTCTTCGCGGGCCGCATCCAGCCCCTGAAGGCGCCGGACGTGCTGCTGCGCGCCGTCGCCGTCCTCCTCGACCGGCGTCCCGAACTGCGCTCGCGCATCCTCGTGCCCGTCGTCGGCGGCCCCTCCGGCAGCGGCCTCGCCAAGCCCGAGGGCCTGCAGAAGCTCGCCGCACGCCTGGGCATCGCCGACGTCGTACGGTTCCGCCCGCCCGTCGGCCAGGAGCAGCTGGCGGACTGGTTCCGCGCCGCCTCCGTGCTGGTCATGCCCTCCTACAGCGAGTCCTTCGGCCTGGTCGCCATAGAGGCGCAGGCGGCCGGCACCCCGGTGCTCGCGGCGTCGGTCGGCGGCCTGCCGGTCGCCGTGCGCGACGGACACACCGGCTTCCTCGTCCGGGGCCACGACCCGGCCGAGTACGCGCGCGTGCTGGGCGACTTCGCCGACGACCCGCAACTGGTGCCCCGGCTCGGCGAACAGGCCGCCCGGCACGCCCAGTCCTTCGGCTGGGACACGGCGGCCGCCGCCACGGCGGACGTCTACACGGCCGCGATGCAGGCCCACCGCCGTCGCGTACGCTCGCTGCATGGGTGA
- a CDS encoding dihydrofolate reductase family protein, which yields MKLVVQEFLSLDGVSQGPGAPDEDTSDGFERGGWFVPHLDEEFERLAGNWLGEADALLLGRRTYTSFARDWPAMTGHPLAGIMNSLPKYVASRSLTEAEAGWNPTTILSGDVPAQVAELKRHPGRELQIHGSARLAQSLLAAGLVDTLRLAIAPVVVGQGRRLFPDGGAPAGLRLTDHRTTPGGLSVHVFESAGAPGFGTYGAGA from the coding sequence ATGAAACTGGTGGTGCAGGAATTCCTGTCGCTCGACGGTGTCTCCCAGGGGCCGGGCGCCCCGGACGAGGACACCAGTGACGGCTTCGAGCGGGGCGGCTGGTTCGTGCCGCATCTGGACGAGGAGTTCGAGCGGCTGGCCGGCAACTGGCTCGGCGAGGCCGACGCGCTGCTGCTCGGGCGCCGGACGTACACGAGCTTCGCCCGGGACTGGCCCGCGATGACCGGGCACCCCCTCGCCGGGATCATGAACAGCCTGCCGAAGTACGTCGCCTCCCGCAGCCTGACCGAAGCCGAAGCCGGGTGGAACCCGACCACGATCCTGTCCGGTGACGTCCCCGCCCAGGTCGCGGAGCTGAAGCGGCACCCCGGCCGGGAGCTCCAGATCCACGGCAGCGCCCGTCTCGCCCAGTCGCTGCTGGCGGCCGGGCTGGTCGACACGCTCCGGCTGGCGATCGCCCCGGTCGTGGTCGGCCAGGGGCGGCGGCTCTTCCCGGACGGCGGGGCACCCGCGGGGCTGCGGCTGACCGACCACCGGACGACACCGGGGGGTCTGTCGGTCCATGTCTTCGAGTCGGCGGGGGCGCCGGGGTTCGGGACGTACGGGGCCGGGGCGTAG
- a CDS encoding C40 family peptidase, with protein sequence MGTGKRGLIATAVAVVCAVTVLAAPGTAFANPTPSPTPSAGPALAAGKDLEAVRKKLDKLYRAAGRATDEYNAAEEKADKQSAEVVELAKKIVKGQERLRKLKDRAGAAAAAQYRGGGLPPEAHLVLSEDPQDFLDGAGRVREGHHATKGLLGELTRTQEDLEQYAKDASAQWKKLEAGRKAKAAAQKKIEKQIAQAEKLESALQKEEQERLAELEKEAANKAQTAWLDSGILDEVDGKASEQGKKAVQYATAQIGKPYQWGAEGPKTYDCSGLTSQAWISAGRGIPRTSQEQWKRLRHIDIQDMRPGDLIIYFGDASHVAMYIGDGAMVHAPRPGRTVTIAGAGSMPILGVVRPDADTGTDTGTN encoded by the coding sequence ATGGGAACGGGCAAGCGTGGCCTGATCGCGACGGCGGTGGCCGTGGTCTGTGCGGTCACGGTGCTGGCCGCACCGGGCACGGCGTTCGCGAACCCCACCCCCTCCCCCACCCCGAGCGCGGGCCCGGCCCTCGCAGCCGGCAAGGACCTCGAAGCCGTCCGCAAGAAGCTCGACAAGCTGTACCGCGCCGCGGGCCGCGCCACCGACGAGTACAACGCCGCCGAGGAGAAGGCGGACAAGCAGTCCGCCGAGGTCGTCGAACTGGCCAAGAAGATCGTCAAGGGCCAGGAGAGGCTCCGGAAGCTGAAGGATCGCGCGGGCGCCGCGGCCGCCGCCCAGTACCGCGGGGGCGGGCTGCCGCCCGAGGCCCACCTGGTCCTGAGCGAAGACCCGCAGGACTTCCTCGACGGCGCAGGCCGCGTCCGCGAGGGCCACCACGCGACGAAGGGCCTGCTCGGCGAACTGACCCGCACCCAGGAGGACTTGGAGCAGTACGCGAAGGACGCCTCCGCACAGTGGAAGAAACTGGAGGCGGGCCGCAAGGCCAAGGCCGCCGCGCAGAAGAAGATCGAGAAGCAGATCGCGCAGGCGGAGAAGCTCGAATCCGCACTGCAGAAGGAGGAGCAGGAGCGCCTCGCCGAGCTGGAGAAGGAGGCCGCGAACAAGGCGCAGACCGCCTGGCTCGACTCCGGCATCCTCGACGAGGTCGACGGAAAGGCCTCCGAGCAGGGCAAGAAGGCCGTGCAGTACGCCACGGCCCAGATCGGCAAGCCGTACCAGTGGGGCGCCGAGGGCCCGAAGACCTACGACTGCTCGGGGCTGACGTCACAGGCCTGGATATCCGCCGGGCGCGGCATCCCCCGCACCTCGCAGGAGCAGTGGAAGCGGCTGCGGCACATCGACATCCAGGACATGCGGCCCGGCGACCTCATCATCTACTTCGGCGACGCCAGCCATGTCGCGATGTACATCGGTGACGGGGCGATGGTGCACGCGCCGCGGCCCGGACGTACCGTGACGATCGCGGGGGCCGGATCCATGCCCATCCTCGGGGTGGTCCGGCCGGACGCGGACACCGGCACCGACACCGGCACCAACTGA
- a CDS encoding PP2C family protein-serine/threonine phosphatase gives MPVPIPRQRAIPAVESGQAQAASPRGGSAGESAKDASPAGRTPDTAGNTTDKVENNTAHTNLTLLLIEDDPAGSPIVPDMLDQAGKPIRVRTARNLTEAGRLLTDDVHCILLDLALPAPGHSDSEDELAVLRHVLELAPRHAVLALTASGDAERGAEAVRVGAQDYLFRDELDSRLLSRAIRYAVERKRSESAERRLAEGRLRAQENRRLERGLLPTPLLEGSSLRFAARYRPGRSRALLGGDFYDVVRTPDGTVHAMIGDVCGHGPDEAALGVELRIAWRALTLAGLCGDQLLGTLQQVLEHERADDEIFATLCTVDIASDGRRAGLCLAGHPSPLLARPGKPARLLPYDNNGPALGLLPGARWPRMQVELGAEWSLMLYTDGLIEGHIGQGRERLGQDGMTEMVRRQFAEGLRGEQLLRAAVNEVRDLNGGELTDDVAVLLLDRVP, from the coding sequence ATGCCCGTACCCATACCGCGGCAGAGAGCGATCCCGGCCGTGGAGAGTGGTCAGGCGCAGGCCGCGTCCCCGCGCGGCGGCTCGGCCGGGGAGTCCGCGAAGGACGCCTCGCCCGCGGGCCGCACGCCGGACACCGCCGGGAACACCACGGACAAGGTGGAGAACAACACCGCCCACACCAACCTGACGCTGCTGCTGATCGAGGACGATCCGGCCGGTTCGCCGATCGTGCCGGACATGCTCGACCAGGCGGGCAAGCCGATCCGCGTCCGCACGGCCCGCAACCTGACGGAGGCCGGGCGACTGCTGACCGACGACGTCCACTGCATCCTGCTGGACCTGGCGCTGCCCGCGCCCGGCCACAGCGACTCCGAGGACGAGCTCGCCGTGCTCCGGCACGTGCTGGAGCTCGCGCCCCGGCACGCCGTCCTGGCGCTGACCGCGTCAGGCGACGCCGAGCGCGGCGCCGAGGCGGTGCGCGTCGGCGCCCAGGACTACCTCTTCCGCGACGAGCTGGACAGCAGGCTGCTGAGCCGCGCGATCCGCTACGCGGTGGAGCGCAAGCGTTCCGAGTCGGCCGAGCGCCGGCTCGCCGAGGGCCGGCTGCGGGCGCAGGAGAACCGCCGCCTGGAGCGCGGCCTGCTGCCGACGCCACTGCTGGAGGGCTCTTCGCTGCGGTTCGCCGCCCGCTACCGCCCCGGCCGCTCGCGCGCACTGCTCGGCGGCGACTTCTACGACGTCGTGCGCACGCCGGACGGCACCGTGCACGCCATGATCGGCGACGTCTGCGGCCACGGCCCGGACGAGGCCGCCCTCGGGGTGGAACTGCGGATCGCCTGGCGCGCGCTGACGCTGGCGGGTCTGTGCGGCGACCAGCTGCTGGGCACACTCCAGCAGGTGCTGGAGCACGAGCGGGCCGACGACGAGATCTTCGCGACCCTGTGCACGGTGGACATCGCGTCGGACGGCCGCCGCGCGGGCCTGTGCCTGGCGGGTCACCCGTCGCCGCTGCTGGCCCGCCCGGGCAAGCCGGCCCGCCTGCTGCCGTACGACAACAACGGACCGGCCCTGGGCCTGCTGCCCGGCGCCCGCTGGCCGCGGATGCAGGTGGAGCTGGGCGCCGAGTGGAGCCTGATGCTCTACACCGACGGCCTGATCGAGGGCCACATCGGCCAGGGCCGGGAGCGGCTCGGCCAGGACGGCATGACGGAGATGGTCCGCCGCCAGTTCGCCGAGGGCCTGCGGGGAGAGCAGCTGCTGCGGGCGGCGGTGAACGAGGTGCGCGACCTCAACGGTGGTGAGCTGACGGACGACGTGGCGGTCCTGCTGCTGGACCGGGTGCCGTAG
- a CDS encoding DUF2516 family protein, whose product MQGFQGFMWLLSMALIVFSGFALFDAAVRREDAYRAADKKTKPFWLIILGIAFVVNLFFPILSFLPIIGLIATIVYMVDVRPAIRALPGGGRSQRGSSSDGPYGPYNGGR is encoded by the coding sequence ATGCAGGGCTTCCAAGGGTTCATGTGGCTTCTGAGCATGGCCCTGATCGTTTTCAGCGGCTTCGCGTTGTTCGACGCGGCTGTGCGCCGGGAGGACGCCTACCGCGCTGCCGACAAGAAGACCAAGCCCTTCTGGCTGATCATCCTGGGGATCGCCTTCGTGGTGAACCTGTTCTTCCCGATCCTGTCGTTCCTGCCGATCATCGGCCTCATCGCGACGATCGTGTACATGGTCGACGTACGGCCCGCGATCCGGGCGCTTCCGGGCGGTGGCCGCAGCCAGCGGGGCTCCAGCAGCGACGGCCCCTACGGCCCGTACAACGGCGGCCGGTAA
- a CDS encoding helix-turn-helix domain-containing protein codes for MASLNVGNLGDYLREQRRTAQLSLRQLADAAGVSNPYLSQIERGLRKPSAEVLQQVAKALRISAETLYVRAGILDAERDRDEVETRAVVLADPALNERQKQVLLQIYESFRKENGFGSGDGSDVPGVPDGSGGAGVVGVVPGGGAVSVDGDAPDAGAEIPKPGPAADAQPARRRSRKSPDKSIKKNDGSDIDPQQTAG; via the coding sequence ATGGCATCGCTCAACGTCGGCAATCTCGGTGACTATCTGCGCGAACAGCGGCGCACTGCGCAGCTGTCGCTCCGGCAGCTCGCCGATGCCGCCGGGGTGTCCAATCCGTATCTGAGCCAGATCGAGCGCGGGCTGCGCAAGCCGAGCGCGGAGGTGCTGCAGCAGGTCGCCAAGGCCCTGCGGATCTCCGCCGAGACGCTGTACGTCCGGGCCGGCATCCTCGACGCCGAGCGGGACCGGGACGAGGTGGAGACGCGCGCCGTCGTCCTCGCCGACCCGGCGCTGAACGAGCGCCAGAAGCAGGTGCTGCTGCAGATCTACGAGTCCTTCCGCAAGGAGAACGGGTTCGGGAGCGGTGACGGCTCGGATGTCCCGGGTGTTCCGGACGGCTCGGGCGGTGCGGGCGTCGTCGGTGTCGTCCCCGGGGGCGGTGCGGTGAGTGTGGACGGGGACGCTCCCGACGCCGGAGCCGAGATACCGAAGCCCGGCCCGGCCGCGGACGCTCAGCCCGCCCGGCGCCGCAGCCGCAAGAGCCCCGACAAGAGCATCAAGAAGAACGACGGCAGCGACATCGACCCGCAGCAGACGGCCGGCTGA